In Streptomyces capitiformicae, one genomic interval encodes:
- a CDS encoding NADP-dependent isocitrate dehydrogenase, with translation MTDSTIIYTHTDEAPALATHSFLPVIKAYAAPAGVSVETRDISLAGRIIAVFPEYLTEDQRIPDALSELGELAKTPAANIIKLPNISASIPQLKAAVAELQGQGYALPDYPDDPKTDEEREIRARYDKIKGSAVNPVLREGNSDRRAPASVKNYAKTHPHRMGAWSADSKTNVATMGENDFRSTEKSVVISEAGSLKIELAGDDGSTTVLRESVPVLEGEVVDASVMRVAALREFLTAQVAKAKAEGVLFSVHLKATMMKVSDPIVFGHVVRAFFPKTFAQYGEQLAAAGLSPNDGLGGIFKGLEALPEGAEIKASFDAELADGPALAMVDSDKGITNLHVPSDVIVDASMPAMIRTSGHMWGPDGQEADTLAVLPDSSYSGVYQAVIDDCRANGAYDPSTMGSVPNVGLMAQKAEEYGSHDKTFEIPTTGTVRLVDQAGNVVLEQTVSAGDIFRACQTKDAPIRDWVKLAVTRARATGDPAVFWLDETRAHDAQLIAKINAYLPEHDTEGLDIRILAPVEATKLSVERIRRGENTISVTGNVLRDYLTDLFPILELGTSAKMLSVVPLMAGGGLFETGAGGSAPKHVQQLVKEDYLRWDSLGEFFALVPSLEQYAQVTGNTRAKVLADTLDRATATFLNEDKSPSRRVGGIDNRGSHYYLSLYWAQELAAQTDDADLAKTFAPLAETLTANEQKIVDELIAVQGKPADIGGYYQPDPAKAAAVMRPSATWNEALANFA, from the coding sequence GTGACTGACTCGACCATCATCTACACGCACACTGACGAGGCGCCCGCCCTGGCGACCCATTCGTTCCTGCCGGTGATCAAGGCGTACGCCGCCCCGGCCGGTGTCTCCGTCGAGACCCGTGACATCTCCCTGGCCGGCCGCATCATCGCCGTCTTCCCGGAGTACCTGACCGAGGACCAGCGCATCCCGGACGCCCTCTCCGAGCTGGGCGAGCTGGCCAAGACGCCCGCGGCGAACATCATCAAGCTGCCGAACATCTCGGCGTCCATCCCCCAGCTCAAGGCCGCCGTCGCCGAGCTCCAGGGCCAGGGCTACGCGCTGCCGGACTACCCGGACGACCCGAAGACCGACGAGGAGCGCGAGATCCGCGCCCGCTACGACAAGATCAAGGGTTCCGCCGTGAACCCGGTCCTGCGTGAGGGCAACTCCGACCGCCGCGCCCCCGCGTCGGTGAAGAACTACGCCAAGACCCACCCGCACCGCATGGGCGCCTGGTCCGCCGACTCGAAGACGAACGTCGCGACCATGGGTGAGAACGACTTCCGCTCCACCGAGAAGTCCGTCGTGATCTCCGAGGCCGGCTCCCTGAAGATCGAGCTGGCCGGCGACGACGGCTCCACCACCGTGCTGCGCGAGTCCGTACCGGTTCTCGAGGGCGAGGTCGTCGACGCCTCGGTGATGCGCGTCGCCGCGCTGCGCGAGTTCCTGACCGCGCAGGTCGCCAAGGCCAAGGCGGAGGGCGTGCTGTTCTCCGTGCACCTGAAGGCCACGATGATGAAGGTCTCCGACCCGATCGTCTTCGGTCACGTGGTGCGCGCCTTCTTCCCGAAGACGTTCGCGCAGTACGGCGAGCAGCTGGCCGCGGCCGGTCTGTCCCCGAACGACGGTCTGGGCGGCATCTTCAAGGGCCTGGAGGCCCTGCCGGAGGGCGCCGAGATCAAGGCCTCCTTCGACGCCGAGCTCGCCGACGGCCCGGCCCTGGCGATGGTCGACTCCGACAAGGGCATCACCAACCTGCACGTGCCGTCCGACGTCATCGTCGACGCCTCGATGCCGGCGATGATCCGCACCTCCGGCCACATGTGGGGCCCGGACGGCCAGGAGGCCGACACCCTCGCGGTGCTCCCGGACTCCTCGTACTCCGGCGTCTACCAGGCCGTGATCGACGACTGCCGCGCCAACGGCGCCTACGACCCGTCGACCATGGGCTCCGTCCCGAACGTCGGTCTGATGGCGCAGAAGGCCGAGGAGTACGGCTCCCACGACAAGACCTTCGAGATCCCGACCACCGGCACGGTCCGCCTCGTCGACCAGGCCGGCAACGTCGTGCTGGAGCAGACGGTCTCCGCGGGTGACATCTTCCGCGCCTGCCAGACCAAGGACGCCCCGATCAGGGACTGGGTGAAGCTGGCCGTCACGCGCGCCCGCGCCACCGGCGACCCGGCGGTGTTCTGGCTGGACGAGACCCGCGCCCACGACGCGCAGCTGATCGCGAAGATCAACGCGTACCTGCCGGAGCACGACACCGAGGGCCTGGACATCCGCATCCTCGCCCCGGTCGAGGCCACCAAGCTGTCGGTGGAGCGCATCCGCCGCGGTGAGAACACGATCTCCGTCACCGGCAACGTGCTGCGTGACTACCTCACCGACCTGTTCCCGATCCTGGAGCTGGGCACCAGCGCCAAGATGCTGTCGGTCGTCCCGCTGATGGCGGGCGGCGGCCTGTTCGAGACGGGCGCCGGCGGCTCCGCCCCGAAGCACGTCCAGCAGCTGGTCAAGGAGGACTACCTGCGCTGGGACTCCCTCGGTGAGTTCTTCGCCCTGGTGCCGTCCCTGGAGCAGTACGCCCAGGTCACCGGCAACACCCGCGCCAAGGTCCTCGCCGACACCCTCGACCGCGCCACGGCGACCTTCCTCAACGAGGACAAGTCCCCCTCCCGTCGTGTCGGCGGCATCGACAACCGCGGCAGCCACTACTACCTGTCCCTGTACTGGGCCCAGGAGCTGGCCGCGCAGACCGACGACGCCGACCTGGCCAAGACCTTCGCGCCGCTCGCCGAGACGCTCACCGCGAACGAGCAGAAGATCGTCGACGAGCTGATCGCCGTCCAGGGCAAGCCGGCCGACATCGGCGGCTACTACCAGCCCGACCCCGCCAAGGCCGCCGCGGTCATGCGCCCGTCGGCCACCTGGAACGAGGCGCTGGCGAACTTCGCCTGA
- a CDS encoding alpha/beta hydrolase: MSETVAPRPVLEPAAAAFAEATANPPYLFDLGPVEGRKVVDEVQSGAIAMPAVDEEWVIVPGGPTGEVRARVVRPEGAKGVLPVILYIHGAGWVFGNAHTHDRLVRELAVGARAAVVFPEYDLSPEARYPVAVEQNYAVARWVVTEGAGHYLDATRMAVAGDSVGGNMSAALTLMAKERGDVPLVQQVLFYPVTDAAFDTGSYDRFAEGYFLRRDAMRWFWDQYTTSEKERAEITASPLRATPEQLKGLPPALVITAEADVLRDEGEAYANKLREAGVPVTAVRYQGIIHDFVMLNALRETNAAEAAIGQAIGTLRTAFGTV, translated from the coding sequence CCGTCGCCCCCCGTCCCGTTCTGGAGCCCGCCGCCGCTGCCTTCGCGGAGGCGACCGCGAACCCGCCGTACCTGTTCGACCTGGGGCCGGTCGAGGGTCGCAAGGTCGTCGACGAGGTGCAGTCGGGCGCGATCGCCATGCCGGCCGTCGACGAGGAGTGGGTGATCGTGCCGGGCGGACCCACCGGCGAGGTCCGGGCCCGTGTCGTCCGGCCCGAGGGAGCCAAGGGCGTGCTTCCGGTGATCCTCTACATCCACGGTGCCGGCTGGGTCTTCGGCAACGCCCACACCCACGACCGGCTGGTGCGCGAGCTGGCCGTGGGCGCGCGGGCCGCGGTCGTCTTCCCCGAGTACGACCTGTCGCCCGAGGCCCGCTACCCGGTCGCCGTCGAGCAGAACTACGCGGTGGCCCGCTGGGTCGTCACCGAGGGCGCCGGCCACTACCTGGACGCGACCCGGATGGCCGTGGCCGGGGACTCCGTCGGCGGCAACATGAGCGCCGCGCTGACCCTGATGGCCAAGGAGCGCGGCGATGTTCCGCTGGTCCAGCAGGTGCTCTTCTACCCGGTCACCGACGCCGCCTTCGACACCGGTTCGTACGACCGGTTCGCCGAGGGGTACTTCCTGCGGCGCGACGCCATGCGGTGGTTCTGGGACCAGTACACGACCAGCGAGAAGGAGCGCGCCGAGATCACCGCCTCACCGCTGCGCGCCACTCCCGAGCAGCTCAAGGGGCTGCCCCCGGCGCTCGTCATCACCGCCGAGGCCGACGTCCTGCGGGACGAGGGCGAGGCGTACGCCAACAAGCTCCGTGAGGCGGGCGTCCCGGTCACCGCCGTGCGCTACCAGGGCATCATCCACGACTTCGTCATGCTCAACGCCCTGCGGGAGACCAATGCCGCCGAGGCCGCCATCGGGCAGGCGATCGGCACCCTGCGCACGGCCTTCGGGACCGTCTGA